The following proteins come from a genomic window of Edaphobacter sp. 4G125:
- the gpmI gene encoding 2,3-bisphosphoglycerate-independent phosphoglycerate mutase, with translation MAHQPIVLTILDGWGYRPDTHGNAIALARKPNYDRLLASFPNTLLHASDHFVGLPDGQMGNSEVGHLNLGAGRVVRMDITRIDAAIADGSFFVDPTLVAAVTLAAQENRALHLLGLVSDGGVHSHQQHLYALLRLAARHRLTRVFVHAFMDGRDTMPTSGLGYLEALEQQIREIGVGQIASVSGRYYAMDRDLRWEKERQAFDAMVTGHPQGGTYTDPLARVRELYNNEITDEFIPPFTVIDQHGSPLGLIRSNDVCICFNYRADRVRQITRVLARNISGGLTANNAHDLPKAAELDLEIPRAEAPSDIHYVAMTRYDKNFMVPVVVPPESMDNLLANVMADANLRNLRVAETEKYAHVTYFFNGGIEKPFPGEDRVLIPSQKVATYDLAPEMSAAGIADAVIKAVSDTAFDVIIVNFANADMVGHSGKLEPTVRAVETVDAQLGRIYQAIKQHGGALLVTADHGNAELLIDPITGGPHTAHTTNPVPFILVTDERDTSHHSILRPGGSLRDISPTVLKLLGVHKPQEMTGEGLQG, from the coding sequence ATGGCTCATCAACCGATCGTCCTTACTATTCTTGACGGCTGGGGTTATCGGCCGGATACGCATGGAAACGCAATTGCGTTGGCTCGCAAACCCAACTACGACCGTCTTCTGGCCAGTTTCCCCAATACGCTCCTTCATGCCAGCGACCACTTTGTCGGCCTTCCCGACGGGCAGATGGGCAATTCCGAAGTAGGCCATCTGAACCTTGGTGCAGGTCGTGTCGTACGGATGGATATCACACGGATCGATGCTGCAATTGCCGATGGAAGTTTCTTCGTCGACCCCACGCTTGTAGCCGCAGTGACTTTGGCTGCGCAGGAGAATCGTGCGCTACATCTGCTTGGGCTCGTATCGGACGGTGGTGTCCATTCGCATCAGCAGCATCTCTATGCTCTTTTACGTCTCGCAGCTCGGCACAGGCTGACGCGTGTCTTCGTCCATGCCTTTATGGACGGGCGCGATACCATGCCGACCAGCGGTCTGGGGTATCTCGAAGCCCTTGAGCAGCAGATTCGTGAGATCGGTGTTGGCCAGATCGCTTCCGTTTCAGGCCGCTACTATGCTATGGATCGCGATCTGCGTTGGGAGAAGGAGCGCCAGGCCTTCGATGCCATGGTTACCGGGCATCCGCAAGGAGGGACATATACAGATCCTCTGGCTCGTGTTCGAGAACTCTACAACAACGAGATCACCGACGAATTTATTCCGCCTTTTACTGTCATCGATCAGCACGGCTCTCCTCTTGGGCTGATTCGTTCCAACGATGTCTGTATCTGTTTTAACTATCGCGCTGATCGCGTCCGTCAAATCACCCGTGTTTTGGCACGCAATATTTCTGGCGGACTCACCGCGAACAACGCACACGATCTGCCTAAGGCGGCAGAACTGGACCTCGAGATTCCGCGCGCAGAAGCCCCCTCCGATATCCATTATGTTGCGATGACGCGGTACGACAAGAACTTTATGGTTCCCGTCGTTGTTCCGCCAGAGTCGATGGATAATCTTCTTGCCAATGTGATGGCCGATGCCAACCTGCGCAATTTGCGTGTGGCTGAGACAGAGAAGTATGCTCACGTCACCTACTTCTTCAACGGAGGAATCGAAAAGCCATTTCCTGGCGAAGATCGCGTTCTGATTCCATCTCAAAAGGTGGCGACCTACGATCTTGCTCCGGAGATGTCTGCTGCCGGAATCGCGGACGCCGTGATCAAGGCGGTCAGCGATACAGCATTCGACGTGATCATTGTTAACTTTGCCAACGCGGATATGGTCGGCCACTCTGGAAAGCTGGAGCCCACAGTACGTGCGGTGGAGACGGTCGATGCTCAGTTGGGACGAATCTATCAGGCCATCAAACAGCATGGCGGGGCTCTTCTGGTAACAGCCGATCACGGAAACGCTGAGCTTCTCATTGACCCTATAACCGGAGGCCCGCATACGGCCCATACCACCAATCCGGTACCGTTCATTCTCGTGACGGATGAGCGTGATACGAGTCACCACTCGATCCTTCGTCCTGGAGGAAGTCTGCGCGATATCTCGCCGACAGTCCTTAAGCTGCTCGGTGTGCACAAGCCCCAGGAGATGACCGGCGAAGGATTGCAAGGATAA
- a CDS encoding metallophosphoesterase has translation MSEHLSRRGFLRQSFAFSAVAGLGLGSLPALAKLQEKNAKGLQWLMVGDWGYENFTAQKRVADAMQNYVHQQRLKPDALLMLGDNWYGDLVGGVDSPRWKTQFEEMYPRSAFDCTAYAVLGNHDYQRMPESKVDAELAYAKKGGTRWTMPSRWYSFEFPAVKPLVKVIALDSNMPHSVKGKNFTLTPEEQAEQLRWLKAELEKPRTAPYLIVMAHHPVYSNGPHGDHPVLIADWEPLLREHKVHLYLAGHDHDMQHLEFDGHPTSFVLSGGGGADLYTLKIDEAQRGPYAAKVYGFSHLQIAPDKLTLLHFDETGRTIHGFTKTPQGAVSILG, from the coding sequence ATGAGCGAACATCTTAGCCGTCGTGGATTTCTTCGTCAGAGCTTTGCCTTCAGCGCAGTAGCTGGTCTTGGCCTTGGTTCCCTGCCTGCACTTGCCAAACTGCAGGAGAAGAATGCGAAAGGGCTGCAATGGCTCATGGTGGGCGACTGGGGATACGAGAACTTCACTGCTCAGAAGCGGGTGGCGGATGCGATGCAGAATTACGTTCACCAACAACGGTTGAAGCCCGATGCTTTGTTGATGCTCGGTGATAACTGGTATGGGGATCTTGTCGGGGGAGTAGATTCGCCACGCTGGAAGACACAGTTTGAGGAGATGTATCCGCGCTCGGCGTTCGACTGTACGGCATATGCTGTTCTTGGCAACCACGACTATCAGCGCATGCCCGAGAGCAAGGTAGATGCCGAGCTTGCCTATGCGAAGAAAGGCGGGACCCGTTGGACGATGCCTTCTCGCTGGTATAGCTTCGAGTTCCCTGCCGTGAAGCCACTGGTAAAAGTGATCGCACTCGACAGTAATATGCCGCACTCCGTCAAAGGCAAGAATTTTACGCTGACTCCCGAAGAACAGGCCGAACAGCTTCGCTGGCTTAAGGCAGAGCTGGAAAAGCCGCGCACCGCTCCTTACCTCATTGTGATGGCGCATCACCCTGTCTACTCCAATGGACCGCATGGAGATCATCCTGTCCTGATTGCCGACTGGGAGCCGTTGCTCCGCGAACACAAAGTCCATCTTTATCTAGCAGGACATGACCACGACATGCAGCATCTGGAGTTTGACGGTCATCCAACCTCGTTTGTCCTGTCTGGCGGCGGCGGAGCTGACCTTTATACCTTGAAGATCGACGAAGCCCAGCGCGGCCCTTATGCCGCCAAGGTGTATGGCTTCAGTCATCTTCAGATCGCGCCTGACAAACTGACGTTATTGCACTTCGATGAGACAGGACGAACGATCCACGGATTTACCAAAACACCACAGGGCGCGGTCAGTATTTTGGGCTAA
- the recR gene encoding recombination mediator RecR produces MARFAEPMTRLIDELRKLPGIGTKSAQRLAFHVLRSSAEDAEKLVGAIREVKASLRLCSVCNNITDIDPCSYCSNAVRDHRLICVVEEPTNIATIEKTRSFAGVYHVLHGTLSPIGGVGPEQLRIANLMTRLPEVEEVILATSPTTEGEATARYLADEIRHVAPHVKTTRIATGVPAGSDIEYADEITMSRALEGRREL; encoded by the coding sequence GTGGCACGATTCGCAGAGCCGATGACGCGTCTTATCGATGAGCTGCGCAAGCTGCCTGGTATCGGGACAAAAAGCGCACAACGGTTGGCGTTTCATGTGCTGCGCTCTTCTGCGGAAGATGCGGAGAAGCTCGTCGGCGCGATTCGCGAGGTGAAGGCAAGCCTTCGACTATGCTCGGTATGTAACAACATCACCGACATCGATCCGTGCAGCTATTGCAGTAATGCAGTTCGTGACCATCGCCTGATTTGCGTGGTCGAAGAGCCAACCAATATTGCCACGATTGAAAAGACCCGTAGCTTTGCCGGTGTCTATCACGTGCTGCATGGAACACTCTCCCCCATTGGAGGAGTCGGGCCGGAGCAGCTACGGATTGCCAATCTAATGACGCGACTACCGGAGGTCGAGGAGGTAATTCTTGCAACTTCACCGACAACCGAAGGTGAGGCAACGGCACGCTATCTTGCCGATGAGATTCGCCACGTAGCCCCTCATGTAAAGACCACGCGGATTGCAACGGGGGTTCCCGCAGGGAGCGATATCGAGTACGCCGACGAGATCACGATGTCGCGCGCACTTGAAGGCCGGCGTGAGCTCTAG
- a CDS encoding YbaB/EbfC family nucleoid-associated protein, whose amino-acid sequence MDFSDLAKMKEMMGQARQMQEQMERKLTETIVEASTGGGMVTVRMNGKKEVLRLKIEPTAVGSEGSDLELLEDLIVAAINEAGRRADETIKTSVAGMMGGLNLPGLS is encoded by the coding sequence ATGGATTTTTCTGATCTCGCAAAAATGAAAGAGATGATGGGGCAGGCGCGCCAAATGCAGGAGCAGATGGAGCGCAAGCTAACCGAAACGATCGTGGAAGCCTCTACTGGAGGCGGCATGGTTACGGTTCGGATGAACGGAAAGAAAGAGGTTTTGCGGCTGAAGATCGAACCCACTGCGGTTGGCAGTGAAGGAAGCGATTTGGAGCTGCTGGAAGACCTGATTGTGGCTGCAATCAACGAGGCAGGCCGACGCGCTGACGAGACAATCAAAACCAGCGTTGCCGGCATGATGGGTGGCCTTAACCTGCCGGGGTTGAGCTAG
- the dnaX gene encoding DNA polymerase III subunit gamma/tau, whose protein sequence is MAYQVLARKYRPQRFADVAGQDHVTVTLMNALTQGRIAHGYIFSGHRGIGKTTIARILAMALNCRNAIGSPERPTAEPCEVCESCVEIRAGNAVDVIEIDAATNRGIDEIRELRDAARYRPARDRYKIYILDEAHQITDAAFNALLKTLEEPPDHIVFMMATTQPEDIPQTVRSRCQHFSFHAVKLVDILAQLRGIAEKEGVVADEAALALLAEAGDGSMRDALSIMDQAIASAPLEDGRPRLDVLQIRDLMGTVPNAVFERVLEGVNGNRSAEVITVANELLDAGNSPAQLARQFVRYLRNCLIAKIAGLEPDNGSTELLQISSDEQRRAARSAALFSEEELTRFLQVMLRTFDELGYRQEQRFHFELGLMKLVHLQRLLPVEELLSKFPTSGGPGSGGGAERLRQPTPPATRPTPQPVSTPVATAPSKPAFSPFAADNSKKTTSEPISTPPRAIAPTETLLQPHLPPAPAPAVSIMEADPIAEITAVEVAADLLSKKPSPAAALEPEGAPSAKVNSQTQSSGSAEDLQRCSIEALSGAKSQGSAADALGDAEWMIAGDELRVQTELSKTMLPMVINTDADRIVRAALRGAGAGHLKLVLLPGTANTSAAKKPKPVKSGSVQAKAMEHPVVQQAQRLFNAEIRNVIDLRDND, encoded by the coding sequence ATGGCCTATCAGGTTTTAGCGAGAAAGTACCGTCCGCAGCGTTTTGCCGATGTCGCGGGGCAGGACCACGTAACCGTGACACTGATGAACGCCCTCACCCAGGGCCGGATTGCGCACGGGTATATCTTCAGCGGACACCGAGGAATCGGAAAGACCACTATTGCCCGCATTCTGGCGATGGCCCTGAATTGCCGGAATGCGATCGGCAGCCCGGAACGTCCTACGGCAGAACCGTGTGAGGTATGCGAGTCCTGCGTGGAGATCCGCGCAGGAAATGCGGTAGATGTAATTGAGATCGACGCGGCCACGAACCGCGGTATCGATGAGATTCGCGAACTGCGGGACGCGGCAAGGTATCGCCCGGCACGCGACCGCTACAAAATCTACATCCTCGACGAGGCGCACCAGATTACGGATGCCGCCTTCAATGCCCTATTGAAGACTTTGGAGGAGCCACCGGATCACATCGTCTTCATGATGGCTACTACGCAGCCGGAGGACATTCCTCAGACAGTTCGTTCGAGGTGTCAGCACTTCAGCTTTCATGCGGTAAAACTGGTCGATATTCTGGCACAGCTTCGCGGCATTGCAGAAAAAGAAGGTGTAGTAGCCGATGAAGCGGCTTTAGCTCTGCTGGCTGAAGCAGGCGATGGTTCCATGCGCGATGCGCTTTCGATCATGGACCAGGCGATTGCCAGCGCTCCGCTTGAAGATGGACGGCCGAGGCTGGATGTTCTGCAGATTCGCGATCTGATGGGGACAGTGCCGAACGCGGTGTTTGAACGCGTTCTGGAGGGGGTAAACGGTAATCGCAGCGCCGAGGTCATTACCGTCGCCAATGAACTGCTGGACGCCGGCAACAGCCCAGCGCAGTTGGCTCGGCAATTTGTGCGCTACCTGCGGAATTGCCTGATTGCAAAAATTGCCGGGCTTGAACCGGACAATGGCTCGACTGAGCTATTGCAGATCTCTTCCGATGAGCAGCGGCGCGCGGCGCGGTCGGCAGCGCTCTTCTCAGAAGAGGAACTGACACGTTTTTTGCAGGTGATGCTGCGCACGTTCGACGAATTGGGATACCGGCAGGAGCAAAGATTCCACTTCGAGCTGGGACTGATGAAGCTGGTCCATCTACAACGCTTGCTGCCGGTTGAGGAGTTGCTAAGCAAATTTCCAACATCGGGAGGCCCGGGCTCGGGAGGAGGCGCAGAGCGACTTCGTCAACCAACTCCACCTGCTACAAGACCGACGCCGCAGCCAGTCTCCACACCGGTAGCTACGGCCCCTTCGAAGCCAGCGTTTTCGCCATTTGCGGCGGACAATAGCAAAAAGACTACCAGCGAGCCAATCTCCACGCCTCCTCGGGCGATCGCTCCAACGGAGACTCTGCTACAGCCTCATCTGCCACCTGCTCCCGCGCCTGCGGTTTCCATTATGGAGGCCGATCCCATCGCGGAAATTACGGCAGTTGAAGTCGCAGCGGATCTTCTCTCCAAGAAGCCCTCTCCCGCAGCAGCGCTGGAACCAGAGGGCGCACCATCGGCAAAGGTAAATTCGCAAACTCAATCTTCCGGTTCTGCGGAGGATTTGCAGAGATGTTCGATTGAGGCGCTCTCTGGAGCCAAGAGCCAGGGTTCCGCGGCGGATGCGCTTGGCGACGCGGAATGGATGATTGCCGGCGACGAGCTTCGTGTACAGACTGAGCTTTCGAAGACGATGCTGCCGATGGTGATCAACACCGACGCCGACCGCATCGTCCGGGCAGCCTTGCGAGGCGCGGGCGCGGGCCATCTTAAGCTGGTTCTGCTACCCGGAACAGCAAATACCTCAGCCGCTAAAAAGCCAAAACCTGTAAAGAGTGGAAGCGTCCAGGCCAAGGCAATGGAGCATCCTGTGGTGCAACAGGCGCAGCGTTTGTTCAATGCTGAAATTCGTAATGTGATCGACCTGCGCGACAACGATTAG
- a CDS encoding SET domain-containing protein, producing MARSYPFFNEFSMIPGLMIRSSSIHAAGCYTARRIRKGTRVVQYDGPRFTKDEADERYKDRFITYLFSTGNGDVIDGFGTAMFVNHSCDPNCETEQIGDEIWIVATRNIEPGEELTYEYNLHDSDDDDADCYCGAGKCRGTMFSEDEVKRRTRKARRKAGAARS from the coding sequence TTGGCCCGATCCTATCCATTTTTCAATGAGTTTTCGATGATCCCCGGTTTGATGATTCGCTCTTCGTCCATCCATGCCGCCGGCTGCTATACGGCGCGACGAATCCGCAAAGGAACCCGTGTTGTTCAATATGACGGCCCTCGTTTTACGAAAGACGAAGCCGATGAGAGGTATAAAGACCGATTCATCACCTATTTGTTCAGCACGGGCAATGGGGATGTGATCGATGGTTTCGGGACGGCGATGTTTGTCAATCATTCGTGCGATCCGAACTGCGAGACCGAGCAGATTGGCGATGAAATCTGGATTGTCGCCACCCGCAATATCGAACCCGGCGAAGAGCTGACCTACGAGTACAACCTGCACGACAGCGACGATGATGATGCCGACTGCTATTGTGGGGCAGGAAAGTGCCGTGGAACGATGTTCAGCGAGGATGAGGTGAAACGGCGCACCAGAAAGGCTCGGCGGAAGGCTGGAGCGGCTCGCTCCTAA
- a CDS encoding tetratricopeptide repeat protein, producing MSRTSNSLSLMAILMMAGLAYAQTSTPPPCQPDASTAKQGSSKSSDKSGHTKDQSSPCTPDSDKEPSVGERFPFPGESTPQKPTTQPNSPDAPAPSGKQPSAADKFPFPSSAPPMPGSEPNSSSSSSSSSSSSADDPNAPSPDADKPPLDDKGDNPKAAVRRRLPKVEKLQSDEERAAEDLKVSKFYENAGNLNAAYLRAQDAVKYQPDDPYTHFALAHVAEKLNKRDQAIAEYNEYLKLDPDGLKIKQARKALEQLQPK from the coding sequence ATGAGCCGTACTTCCAACTCTCTTTCGCTCATGGCCATCCTGATGATGGCTGGGCTGGCGTACGCGCAAACAAGCACCCCTCCACCCTGTCAGCCGGATGCGTCCACAGCAAAGCAGGGAAGCAGTAAGTCATCTGATAAGAGCGGCCATACGAAAGATCAGAGCTCCCCCTGTACTCCTGACTCTGACAAGGAGCCATCTGTTGGAGAGCGCTTCCCGTTCCCTGGCGAATCTACCCCGCAGAAACCTACGACGCAGCCCAACTCACCCGACGCTCCCGCACCAAGCGGCAAACAGCCCTCCGCCGCTGACAAATTCCCTTTTCCCAGTTCGGCTCCGCCTATGCCCGGCTCAGAGCCCAACAGCAGTTCCAGTTCATCGAGCAGTTCATCTTCCAGTGCCGACGATCCCAACGCTCCTTCACCCGATGCAGACAAGCCTCCTTTGGACGACAAAGGAGACAATCCGAAGGCTGCTGTGCGCCGACGTCTGCCGAAGGTGGAAAAACTCCAGAGCGACGAAGAACGCGCCGCAGAGGACCTGAAGGTTTCTAAATTTTACGAAAACGCAGGCAATCTGAACGCCGCTTATCTTCGCGCGCAAGATGCGGTGAAGTATCAACCTGACGATCCTTACACCCATTTTGCATTGGCGCATGTCGCGGAAAAGCTCAACAAACGTGATCAGGCTATCGCGGAGTACAACGAGTATCTAAAACTTGACCCCGACGGTTTGAAGATCAAACAGGCTCGCAAGGCGCTCGAGCAATTACAGCCCAAGTAA
- the flgL gene encoding flagellar hook-associated protein FlgL translates to MRADPTYYNTVVQALNTAMGNSNNLAAQLSSGLRVGSLADDPTAVTQSLQLGSHISRIDTYVQTASGVASRMQAMDSALGEVVSKVTSAITLAIGAANGTLNGSNLQAIAQQVTSIRDNVLSLANSSYQGTYLFAGSQGKTTPFSMDATTTPAAVNYSGDGKVQTIVTPGGQQIQISLPGTTVFGSGSTGILAVMNQLIADLTSGAPTANISADSSALTDALANVSTQRSFLNNSLNTVQSTSTYAQTQEAQIKVQQSALVASDPAKIATDLKANQTQYQALLSVVTVLQQTNLFDYLK, encoded by the coding sequence ATGAGAGCAGATCCGACGTACTACAACACAGTTGTGCAGGCACTGAATACAGCCATGGGCAACTCGAACAATCTTGCGGCACAACTTTCCAGCGGACTGCGCGTCGGATCGCTGGCCGATGATCCGACAGCGGTCACGCAGAGCTTGCAACTCGGCAGTCACATCAGCCGGATCGATACCTATGTTCAGACGGCATCGGGTGTCGCGTCACGAATGCAGGCGATGGATTCAGCACTGGGCGAGGTAGTCTCAAAGGTAACTTCGGCGATCACACTGGCGATTGGAGCTGCGAATGGGACACTGAACGGTTCGAATCTTCAGGCGATCGCACAGCAGGTCACCTCGATTCGCGATAATGTTCTCTCGTTGGCGAACAGCAGCTATCAGGGAACCTACCTCTTCGCTGGAAGCCAGGGAAAGACAACGCCCTTTAGTATGGACGCGACAACGACTCCCGCGGCAGTGAACTACTCTGGCGATGGCAAGGTACAGACGATCGTTACGCCCGGGGGGCAACAGATTCAAATTAGCCTGCCGGGAACAACAGTCTTCGGATCGGGGAGCACAGGGATTCTGGCAGTGATGAATCAGCTGATCGCAGACCTGACAAGCGGCGCTCCAACAGCAAACATTTCAGCGGACAGTTCTGCTTTGACGGATGCACTCGCCAATGTTTCGACCCAACGGAGCTTTTTGAATAACTCGCTGAACACAGTCCAGTCGACGAGTACCTATGCACAGACTCAGGAGGCGCAGATCAAGGTACAGCAGAGTGCGCTGGTTGCATCCGATCCGGCGAAGATCGCGACGGATCTAAAGGCGAATCAGACACAGTATCAGGCACTCCTGAGCGTGGTGACCGTCCTGCAACAGACCAATCTGTTTGATTATCTGAAGTAG